One part of the Sphingopyxis sp. TUF1 genome encodes these proteins:
- a CDS encoding transglutaminase family protein: MKLRVEHITRYQYDSPVRYALQQVKLTPKERPGQQLIHDWRIDIEGGAQQLHYTDHHGNGVDLIAVDGGASELVIRCTGEVELITWDGVIGAHRGAMPLWTFLRPTPLTRAGRGVRSLTAELGRDHATDIERAHALSALILERLPYQIGVTDADTTAEQALSGEGGVCQDHAHIFITAMRHLGHPARYVSGYLMMNDRTHQDATHGWAEAHFDHIGWIGFDVSNGQSPDQRYIRVATGLDYHDAAPVRGMRYGAAQENLVVQLQVQQ; encoded by the coding sequence ATGAAATTGCGCGTCGAACATATCACCCGCTATCAATATGACAGCCCGGTTCGCTATGCGCTCCAGCAGGTCAAGCTGACCCCGAAGGAGCGGCCGGGGCAGCAATTGATCCATGACTGGCGGATCGACATCGAGGGCGGCGCGCAGCAGCTTCATTACACCGACCATCACGGCAATGGCGTCGATCTGATCGCGGTGGACGGGGGGGCAAGCGAGCTCGTCATCCGCTGCACCGGCGAGGTCGAACTGATCACCTGGGACGGAGTGATCGGCGCGCACCGCGGCGCGATGCCGCTGTGGACCTTTCTGCGTCCAACGCCGCTGACGCGCGCGGGGCGCGGAGTGCGGTCGCTGACTGCCGAGCTGGGCCGCGATCATGCCACCGATATCGAACGCGCACACGCGCTGTCGGCGCTGATCCTCGAAAGGCTGCCCTATCAGATCGGCGTCACCGATGCGGACACGACCGCCGAACAGGCGCTGAGCGGCGAGGGCGGGGTTTGCCAGGACCATGCGCATATCTTCATCACCGCGATGCGGCATCTGGGGCACCCGGCGCGTTATGTGTCGGGGTATCTGATGATGAACGACCGCACGCATCAGGATGCGACGCACGGCTGGGCCGAGGCGCATTTCGACCATATCGGCTGGATCGGCTTTGACGTCAGCAACGGCCAGTCACCCGACCAGCGCTATATCCGCGTCGCGACGGGGCTCGATTATCACGACGCCGCGCCGGTGCGCGGGATGCGCTATGGTGCGGCGCAGGAAAATCTGGTTGTCCAGTTGCAGGTCCAGCAATAA
- a CDS encoding peptidase, translated as MTYCVGMRLNKGLVFMSDTRTNAGVDDISQVRKMRSWHVPGERVITLMSAGNLATTQAVVSLLDERTKAPEDRHPSILEAPSMFTVANIVGETLRSIVMRHSEEGPAAESLFRASLIVGGQIKGAEPRLFLIYPEGNFIEAGEDNPFFQIGETKYGRPIIVRSYDPAMSFEDAVKLLCVSFDSTIRANAGVDLPIDLKIHERDDFTTVRERRFERDDVYFRRVSEGWAEALGIALAELPDFRF; from the coding sequence ATGACTTATTGCGTTGGTATGCGGCTCAACAAAGGGTTGGTGTTTATGTCGGACACCCGCACCAACGCGGGCGTTGACGATATTTCGCAGGTGCGCAAGATGCGCAGCTGGCATGTGCCGGGCGAGCGTGTCATCACGCTGATGTCGGCGGGCAACCTCGCCACGACACAAGCCGTGGTCAGCCTGCTCGATGAGCGAACCAAGGCACCCGAGGACCGGCATCCCTCGATCCTTGAGGCGCCGTCGATGTTCACGGTGGCAAATATCGTCGGCGAAACGCTGCGCAGCATCGTGATGCGCCACAGCGAAGAAGGGCCGGCAGCGGAATCGCTGTTCCGCGCGTCGCTGATCGTCGGCGGGCAGATCAAGGGCGCCGAACCGCGGCTGTTCCTGATCTATCCTGAGGGTAATTTTATCGAGGCGGGCGAGGACAATCCCTTTTTCCAGATCGGCGAGACCAAATATGGGCGGCCGATCATCGTGCGGTCATATGACCCTGCGATGTCGTTCGAAGATGCGGTGAAACTGCTCTGCGTCTCGTTCGACTCGACGATCCGTGCGAACGCAGGGGTCGACCTGCCGATCGACCTCAAGATCCATGAACGCGACGATTTCACCACCGTGCGCGAACGCCGGTTCGAGCGGGACGACGTCTATTTCCGCCGCGTGTCGGAGGGCTGGGCCGAGGCCCTGGGGATTGCGCTGGCGGAACTGCCCGACTTTCGGTTCTGA